GCATGGTGACTCCAGACCTAAAGCGCTATAAAATGGAGGTAACATTTCCTACATGTTGGTCACATACTGTAGCAATATTCCTCCAAGCAATTGTTAATGTTTTGGTAAGGGGCAAGGGGCTATATACCAACTCAATGGAAGTTGTGGGATCATACCGGAGAGGTGATGTCCCTGATAAAACTGAGGTGGGGTGGGAATCTTTTTAAGAAGAGTTGAAATCACAAGAGGGCAAGTGAGTAAAGTGCTGACCTCTGTATCCCTGCCCTCAAAGAAGTGGAGTATCGCCAGTCAGCATTTGGGGCCTTcggctaagagagagagaaagagagagagcgatagaggggggaagggagagagagaagaagggagggaaaaaaagagaggTTAGTTTGATTTCATGCAGAGCCAGGCCAGATATGGTCTCATTAATTAATCATGGTGCACAACCCAGCTCTGCATCCTGATTGGAGCACTGCAGTTCTGGAAGACAGTGTGTCTGCCActgacattacacacacacacacaaatacacacacatactatggaagccgtttgggtctttgcgtgtcaaaaaagatacacgtcaaataaaaCTATTTGATGCTTCAAATAAACTTGTTGACTAATCAGGACCTGAGCATGACCGCATGTCACGTAAAAATTTAACTCGTTCATTAggtttttacgtagttattacacattgattacactatcattCCTAttccagcatcccagagtcaccaatacctatgctatgatgctggtaaagttttgTCTCGCACACCTGCCGCTGCTGCACGAGCGCAGATGCACTTCCCCAAgctccttattgtggctagcttcacagcACATACCTCGGCCTGATCAAGCCATGCTAGCTAGataaagctagctggctgcttataatgttAGTTTTGGGCAACAGgtttaagtagctggctagctagttatttCAATAggagaacaacaagtggctacctagctaatacttacttaCTCACATTGATTCCTAAAtaattgctaagaataatgaataTGACTGCAAATgactactggtcattgttttcaggctggtttgcattgatgctagctaggtaccacGCTAAAGCTAGCTAGACACCCCAGACGTTGCTGATAACGTCTGTATCAAATATATTTGCAAATATTTTTGATCCTGCTCGTTTGATCCTAATCTAATTTCAAATGCTCACACAAACGTTTTCTCATTTGGTCGAACAAATAATGCCGTATTACCAACGCAGTATTGTACAGCTCTTGACAGTGATCGTAaaggtggcgcttggcttgcacgtgtAAATTCCGCACACtcaacattctataatataatTGTGTTATTTGAGGTGTCAAATGTCAAGCTTATTTGATGCGTCAAATAGTGTTACAAATAGTGTTACtcttttgacatgcaaagacccaaacggtgttgCATAACACATATGCCCTTTCTCAAAGCAATGACTTTGAGAGACACTCTGATACGCTCTTAGATTccctgtatttctgtctgtgtgaAAGTTATTCTGTGAGAGGATTTGTGAGTTTGTGTAGGAGCCAGTTTATCATATTGGgtgtatgtgtgattgtgtgtgtgcacgtatgtAAATAAATCTTGGTAAGCCTTGGTAAATGACTGCCTCATCAGTCAGACTGCAGCTGGGCTTTGGGATAATCCAATCAGGAAGAGCCCCTCTGTCACCAGGGCAACCACATCCTCCATCCCCTGCTCATGTTGGACcggggttaaagggttaagggtgGCTCTCCTAGGGCAGTCACACATTATTCAAGTTCATTGACTTTCTCCTCCCGAAAGCTGCTCCCTGTGGGCGTGAGTGCTTTGAATTGATCTCAATAATTAAAGCCTGCAGTTTAGTTTGCTTTCCACAAGGTTTAATGTAGGTTCATAACGGAGCTTCAGAACTTTGGATATGTACACAAATCATAACCACTGACATCAACATCTTCAGATCCTTAAGACATCAGACCTGTGGGTAGGTTCCAGTACTGTAGTAGTTTAAGCCTCAGCCCTGTTCAGGAGTCAGCAGGCGCCCCAGATAAAGAGCCTACATTATTAATGTTTTAATCAGTTTAATTCTGAGGGGAGTATCTCTTTTCTCTGAGACACAGCCTCTCGGAGCGAATCTAATTTGTGGGTCTGGGAAACAGTGGCTGGAGGTTAATTTCATTTCCACCGCCACTCTTATCTTGCCTCTGCTTATTGTTCCTacaccactgactgactgactgacggactgtCTTGACCCATCCAGGACAACAACATAACCACCAAAACATCCAAAATCAACCGCTGTGGCCTCCAATCTACAGCCTGACAACGTTAAGACAACGTTTTGACCATCAACCTATCCAGCCCCCAGAGCAGAGTGCTGAAACAGGAGAGTACGCCAGCCAGCCCATTGGAGCACACAACCCACATGTCTGCTCGTTAGAGTAAACATGAGTTCACGCCAATTAAACAGGGACAAAAATACAACAAACCATAAACAGACATTATAACATGGCTAACATAACCCGAACGTCCAAGGATTTAAAAAGACATAGCAGCTGAATAACCATTTACACACTCTCAGGAACGTTAATTCCATGAGCTCTACTCTGTTATTCTTATGGAAATGAATTACACCTATTGGAAGTCTTACTGAGGTTAAACAAAAGCCCCATTCAGACCTCAAGCCAGTGGTTCCTTGCTAAAGAACATGTTTATCATCATTGCTGCTGCAGTTCTTAACATTCCAGCCTTGTGGTAAACATGTGCAGCGCCGCGTATTTTGTCATTTCCTGTAGCACTCAGCCATGACTCCTAAGCCATGCTCGAACATGAATGCCAACACTTTCCTACGGCTGCATAGTGCTGCAGTGGAAGAGGGTCTAGAGAGCTGAGACAGTAGAAAAGACTAATAGAGAGAAGTCTGAGTGAGGAGTCCATGTGGCAGACTGGAGAGAAAAGACAGGAAGGATTTTGAAGGATTTTGGGGTTACTGCAATTTAAAGAAGGATAAAACACAAATATATGcatgggcgcacacacacacacacacacacacacacacaggtactgtgCATCCATATTTAAACTGGAGATATCACAGGCACAAAGCCTGACACTGTGAGATATGATGAAGTCAAACACACTTGGACAGAGAATGAGCCAGAGGTAGAGTCAAATTGACCTGCACTGACTGAATATTTGATGACAACATCAAAGTGAAGCTCAAATCCCTGAATCATCAGAAATACAGCAGGACTCCAAAAAGTCTTCCAATCTGACACTAATGCAGTGTGAGCGCTGAGCTGGGTGGAGGAAGAAGCTACACTGTGTAACCAGGGAGAGgaacaaagagacacacaaacactcacactggCCAGTCATCAAAGAAACATGTCAAAACTGACACTGTCTCAAGACGTACCAGCACAACAAAACTAGAATATGACAACAAAGCAAAAAATATGACATCGAACAACTTCAGCTAGAATGTAGAACTACCGAGCATCCAAAGCCCTTCATGTAACAAACAGAATCAAGAACAGTGGTATGACGGAATGCTAAAACACTCATTTAAGACAGCCAGCACCAACATACAGTAACCAATACATATTAAAGCCTAGTATGTAATCTGGAGAGGTGACAGATTGTGAGACTACTTCTGAAATGCCATGCACGACCTGTCTATCATTTGATAGGTAAAACATGACGCACCTCTGGACAGACTTGCAATGAAGCATCGGGCATGCTCAGTCTCCGTACAAACCCGCTTCCGCCGGTGAAGAAGCGCTCGGAACCCCAGGTGCCGCTGATGGGTCGACCTGTGTTGTAGAACATGAAGGTGTCGCTTCCTGAGGTGGCCGTCAGGCAGGTCTTGTAGCAGTAGGTCTTGGTCATGGAGCCATTCCCACGCACCTCAATGTAGTGAGGCTCCACTTTGAGGTCTCTCCGCAGCGCCACATTGTTATTGGGTTGTCCCCCgccaccacctccacccccagaaccacctactgtgctgctgctcccgCCATCAGGGGGGGTCTTCTGGGACACACAGCAGGGGGAGCAGGAACCAGGCTGGGTGCAGTAGGCATGGCAGCGCACGATGGCCAGCACCACCACGGTCACCAGGAACACAAAGGTGGTGGCGCTCAGGGCCACGATCAGGTAGAGGGTCACATTGGAGAAGAGCAGGGTGCTGTGGGGCCGGATGACCCTCTTGGGGTCAGGGGTCACCTTGGGTGGCACCTCCATGACGGCCACATTGACGGTGgcggtggaggagagaggaggctggcCGTGGTCTCTCACCAGTACAGTCAGGCTGAAGGAGGTGGAGTTATCCTCCAGGACCCTGCGTGTGGTGCGGATCTCCCCTGTGTGTTCATGCACCTTGAACAGGTCCAAGTCTGTGGACTGATCCAACACATAGATCAGCCAGGCGTTGGGACCCGCGTCTGCGTCATACGCCACCACCTTGGTCACCAGGACGCCAGCCTCAGCATTCTTCAGCACTGTCTCTATAGAGCGTGTGCCGTTGCCTGGAGGTTTGACAATCTCAGGAATGTGGTCGTTCTGGTCCATGATGTAGATGTAGACAGTGGCTACCCTGCTGAGGGGCGGGATGCCCCCATCCTGAGCTTTGACCTGGAAGTGGAACTCCCTGAGTGACTCGTAGTCAAAGGCGCGCAGGGCATATGCCTCTCCCGTGTCGGCCTTCACAGAGACATAGGAGGTGACGGGGATACCGTGGTTGTTGTCATTGAGGACAGTGTAGGTGATGCGTGCGTTCTCGTTGACATCGGAGTCCTGGGCCTTCACGGTGCACAGCGAGGCCCCGGGGGCATTGTTCTCAGTCACATAGACCGTGTAGGAGGTCTGCTCGAAGCGCGGCGGGTTGTCATTCACATCAGCCACATCCACCTGTATGGTCTtctgggaggagaggggtggggtgcCGCCGTCAGTGGCGCTAAGGGTGACATTGTAGGCAGCAGTGGTCTCGCGATCCAGGAAGGCGGAGGTGACCAGGGTGTAGTAGTTTCTGAAGGACTTGATCTTGAAGGGCAGGCCCAGCGGTATCTCCAGGTTCACCTGTTTGTTGGCACCAGAGTCCCGGTCTGTGACACTGATCAGGGCCACCACGGTGTCAGCCCGGGCATCCTCCCTCactgggctggagagagaggacaggactaTCTCTGGGACATTGTCATTCacatccaccacctccaccaccaccttacAGTGGGCTGCCACAGCACCAGGGCCTTTATCCATGGCCTGGATGTACATCTCATAAGAGTTGGTTTCTTCGTAGTCCACAATGCTCCTCACTCTGATCTCTCCCGTGTTGCTGTCCATGCTGAAcatctgtctgactctctcaGGAGTGTAGCTGCTGAAAGAGTAATAGACCTCCCCATTGGTACCCTCGTCATGGTCTGTGGCGTTCAATTTGATGACCAGTGTGTCTTTTGGTGAGTTTTCTAACAATTTGACTTTGTACACTGAGCTGTCAAATACAGGAACGTTGTCATTGGTGTCCAGGACTCGCACATTAATTAGAGCTGAACCGGTTTTTGCTGGTGTTCCGCCATCTGCAGCAGTCAGAATGAATTGGTGGTAAGGCGCCAGCTCACGGTCAAGGGGCTTTTTGAGCACGAGCTCAATGTTCTTGCTATTGAGGGAGGGCTTGTTGGAATCAAGTGCGAAGTGTTCGTTTGGGCTGAGTCGATACAGACGAACGGAATTGGATCCCACATCCGGATCCAGTGCGTTCTCAATGGGGAAACGAGACCCTGGTAAAGCCGATTCTGCAATTTCCAATTGATACTCGTCACTAGGGAACTGCGGCGCATTGTCATTCGCATCCACAATCTCCACCTCGACATTGTGCACCTCGGATGGGTTTTCAACAAGCACCTCTAAATGTATAAGACAGGTGCTGCTCAAATCACACAGCGTCTCTCTGTCGATTCTTTCATTGAC
Above is a window of Oncorhynchus tshawytscha isolate Ot180627B linkage group LG30, Otsh_v2.0, whole genome shotgun sequence DNA encoding:
- the LOC112228776 gene encoding protocadherin alpha-C2 isoform X1, which encodes MAVMGICSCIGNNVALSFVVFLFLCGLSLGQLRYSIQEELENGAEVGDLVQDLGLDIRKLSNRKIKVTTSGKRYVDVNPQNGKLLVNERIDRETLCDLSSTCLIHLEVLVENPSEVHNVEVEIVDANDNAPQFPSDEYQLEIAESALPGSRFPIENALDPDVGSNSVRLYRLSPNEHFALDSNKPSLNSKNIELVLKKPLDRELAPYHQFILTAADGGTPAKTGSALINVRVLDTNDNVPVFDSSVYKVKLLENSPKDTLVIKLNATDHDEGTNGEVYYSFSSYTPERVRQMFSMDSNTGEIRVRSIVDYEETNSYEMYIQAMDKGPGAVAAHCKVVVEVVDVNDNVPEIVLSSLSSPVREDARADTVVALISVTDRDSGANKQVNLEIPLGLPFKIKSFRNYYTLVTSAFLDRETTAAYNVTLSATDGGTPPLSSQKTIQVDVADVNDNPPRFEQTSYTVYVTENNAPGASLCTVKAQDSDVNENARITYTVLNDNNHGIPVTSYVSVKADTGEAYALRAFDYESLREFHFQVKAQDGGIPPLSRVATVYIYIMDQNDHIPEIVKPPGNGTRSIETVLKNAEAGVLVTKVVAYDADAGPNAWLIYVLDQSTDLDLFKVHEHTGEIRTTRRVLEDNSTSFSLTVLVRDHGQPPLSSTATVNVAVMEVPPKVTPDPKRVIRPHSTLLFSNVTLYLIVALSATTFVFLVTVVVLAIVRCHAYCTQPGSCSPCCVSQKTPPDGGSSSTVGGSGGGGGGGGQPNNNVALRRDLKVEPHYIEVRGNGSMTKTYCYKTCLTATSGSDTFMFYNTGRPISGTWGSERFFTGGSGFVRRLSMPDASLQVCPEPKAPNADWRYSTSLRAGIQSSVHMEESSVMQGAQGMLVQNWPTVSSAADGEGGELSPPVGAGIDSNSWHFRYGPGPGYGPPQVLRPGEIPPEAFIIPGSPAIISIRQGQGGEDDKSDFITFGKKEDAKKKKKKKKDKKDKKDKGKEDVDE